In a single window of the Candidatus Dependentiae bacterium genome:
- the rsmH gene encoding 16S rRNA (cytosine(1402)-N(4))-methyltransferase RsmH, with protein sequence MENKIYHKSVLVNEVLQYLNPQPNKIYIDATFGGGGHTNAILEKEPNCKVIALDWDKNAINKNFPKLKEKFGDRISVLWGNFANIKKLLETEKIVHVDGILADFGTSQHQIEFSAGFSFQKDTPLDMRMSQAHHYFKASDIVNRFREKELADIIFKYGEERYARRIAKAIVEQRKITKFATTGQLAKLIESVVPRQKTYTRKFYTHPATKTFQALRIFVNKELENIEIFLKDSLNILNINGNMVCISFHSLEDRIVKNFFRENKNYLEILTKKPIIATDEERQKNPSSRSAKLRAVKKNIF encoded by the coding sequence ATGGAAAATAAAATTTATCACAAATCAGTATTGGTAAACGAGGTTTTACAATATCTAAATCCGCAACCAAATAAAATTTATATAGATGCAACATTTGGCGGAGGCGGACATACAAATGCAATATTGGAAAAAGAACCAAATTGTAAAGTTATTGCCTTAGACTGGGATAAAAACGCAATAAATAAAAATTTTCCAAAATTAAAAGAAAAATTTGGAGACAGAATAAGCGTGCTTTGGGGAAACTTTGCCAATATTAAAAAACTTTTAGAAACAGAAAAAATAGTACATGTTGATGGAATCTTGGCAGATTTTGGAACGTCACAACATCAAATAGAATTTAGTGCAGGATTTTCATTTCAAAAAGACACCCCACTTGATATGCGGATGTCTCAAGCTCATCATTATTTTAAAGCCAGCGATATTGTAAATAGGTTTCGAGAAAAAGAACTCGCCGATATAATTTTCAAATACGGTGAAGAACGATATGCAAGAAGAATTGCAAAAGCGATAGTTGAACAAAGAAAAATAACAAAATTTGCAACCACAGGACAATTGGCAAAATTAATAGAATCGGTAGTTCCAAGACAAAAAACTTACACAAGAAAATTTTACACTCATCCGGCAACAAAGACATTTCAAGCATTAAGAATATTTGTAAACAAAGAACTTGAAAATATAGAAATATTTTTAAAAGATTCTTTAAATATTCTAAATATAAATGGTAATATGGTTTGCATAAGCTTTCATTCACTTGAAGATAGAATCGTAAAAAATTTCTTTAGAGAAAATAAAAATTATCTTGAAATTCTTACAAAAAAACCAATCATTGCAACAGACGAAGAAAGACAAAAAAATCCATCCAGTAGATCCGCA